Proteins encoded by one window of Macaca fascicularis isolate 582-1 chromosome 10, T2T-MFA8v1.1:
- the ZFP64 gene encoding zinc finger protein 64 isoform X8 yields MKDMERHLKIHTGDKPHKCEVCGKCFSRKDKLKTHMRCHTGVKPYKCKTCDYAAADSSSLNKHLRIHSDERPFKCQICPYASRNSSQLTVHLRSHTGDAPFQCWLCSAKFKISSDLKRHMRVHSGEKPFKCEFCNVRCTMKGNLKSHIRIKHSGNNFKCPHCDFLGDSKATLRKHSRVHQSEHPEKCSECSYSCSSKAALRIHERIHCTDRPFKCNYCSFDTKQPSNLSKHMKKFHADMVKTEALERKDTGRQSSRQVAKLDAKKTFHCDICDASFMREDSLRSHKRQHSEYNESKNSDVTVLQFQIDPSKQPATPLTVGHLQVPLQPSQVPQFSEGRVKIIVGHQVPQANTIVQAAAAAVNIVPPALVAQNPEELPGNSRLQILRQVSLIAPPQSSRCPSEAGAMTQPAVLLTTHDQTDGATLHQTLIPTAPGGPQEGSGNQTFITSSGITCTDFEGLNALIQEGTAEVTVVSDGGQNIAVATTAPPVFSSSSQQELPKQTYSIIQGAAHPALLCPADSIPD; encoded by the exons ATGAAGGACATGGAGCGGCATTTAAAAATTCACACGG gaGACAAACCTCATAAGTGTGAAGTCTGTGGCAAGTGCTTTAGCCGGAAGGACAAGCTGAAAACTCACATGCGGTGCCACACGGGCGTGAAGCCCTACAAGTGTAAGACGTGTGACTACGCCGCTGCCGACAGCAGCAGCCTCAACAAGCACCTGCGGATCCACTCGGACGAGCGGCCCTTCAAATGCCAGATCTGCCCCTACGCCAGCCGGAACTCCAGCCAGCTCACCGTCCACCTGCGATCCCACACGG GGGACGCCCCCTTCCAGTGCTGGCTCTGTAGCGCCAAGTTCAAAATCAGCTCGGACTTGAAAAGGCACATGCGGGTGCACTCAGGGGAGAAGCCTTTCAAGTGCGAGTTCTGCAACGTCCGCTGCACCATGAAGGGGAACCTCAAGTCGCACATCCGCATCAAGCACAGCGGGAATAACTTCAAGTGTCCGCACTGCGACTTCCTGGGTGACAGCAAAGCCACCCTCCGGAAGCACAGCCGCGTGCACCAGTCGGAGCATCCCGAGAAGTGCTCGGAATGCAGCTACTCCTGCTCCAGCAAGGCCGCCCTGCGCATCCACGAGCGCATCCACTGCACCGACCGCCCTTTCAAATGCAACTACTGCAGCTTCGACACCAAACAGCCTAGCAACCTGAGCAAGCACATGAAGAAGTTCCATGCGGACATGGTTAAGACTGAGGCTCTGGAGAGGAAGGACACGGGCAGGCAGAGCAGCCGGCAGGTGGCCAAGCTCGATGCCAAGAAGACTTTCCACTGCGATATATGCGACGCCTCCTTCATGCGGGAGGACTCGCTCCGCAGCCACAAGAGACAGCACAGTGAGTACAATGAGAGTAAGAACTCGGACGTGACCGTCCTCCAGTTTCAGATCGACCCCAGCAAGCAGCCCGCCACGCCCCTCACTGTGGGACACCTCCAGGTACCCCTCCAGCCCAGCCAAGTGCCCCAGTTCAGCGAGGGAAGAGTCAAAATCATCGTCGGGCATCAGGTGCCACAGGCGAACACCATCGTCCAGGCTGCCGCCGCTGCAGTGAACATCGTCCCGCCTGCTTTGGTGGCCCAGAACCCAGAGGAACTCCCGGGGAACAGCCGGCTGCAGATCCTGCGCCAGGTCAGTCTGATCGCCCCTCCTCAGTCCTCGCGGTGTCCGAGCGAGGCGGGCGCAATGACCCAGCCGGCTGTCCTGCTGACCACTCACGACCAGACGGACGGAGCCACTCTGCACCAGACTCTCATCCCCACGGCCCCAGGTGGTCCCCAGGAAGGCTCTGGCAATCAGACTTTCATTACCAGTTCGGGTATTACTTGCACGGACTTTGAAGGCCTAAACGCCTTGATTCAGGAGGGGACAGCAGAAGTGACAGTGGTGAGCGATGGAGGCCAGAACATCGCAGTGGCCACCACTGCGCCGCCGGtgttctcctcctcttcccagcAAGAACTACCCAAGCAGACCTACTCCATCATTCAAGGGGCAGCCCATCCAGCTTTGCTCTGTCCTGCTGACTCCATACCAGATTag